A region from the Parasphingopyxis sp. CP4 genome encodes:
- a CDS encoding deoxyribodipyrimidine photo-lyase yields the protein MSSISIVWFRRDLRLADQAALTAAAERGPVLPVYILDDETPKHRKMGAASRWWLHHSLADLDQRLRQMGSRLILRSGNSAQILSDLVAQTGATEIHALHHYEPWWLNAERDVRAKLEHPVSLHLHHGNYLVPPGTITTGSGNPYKIYTPFWKALRENMPPALPMLAPDTIDAPPDWPDTDRLDEWALLPKNPNWAEAFGDYWQPGEAGAHANVDRFISKAEDYDTDRNLPSIKGSSRLSPHLHFGEISPAQVWHAVSCSGRNVTTYQKELVWRDYAQNVIRQFPTYGSESYRQQFEAFPWRGLSSDDVKADFDLWCRGQTGYPIVDAGMRELWATGWMHNRVRMIAASFLIKHLLIDWRAGEQWFWDTLVDADYASNATNWQWVSGTGVDSNMFVRIMAPLSQSEKFDAGDYIRKWVPELAGLDDPYIHDPEEHGCKPDSYPAKIIGHREARHRALDAYATVKN from the coding sequence ATGAGTAGCATTTCAATTGTCTGGTTTCGTCGTGACCTCAGGCTCGCGGATCAAGCCGCGCTGACAGCTGCGGCAGAACGTGGTCCCGTACTCCCGGTCTACATTCTGGATGACGAAACGCCGAAACACCGCAAAATGGGTGCGGCGTCCCGGTGGTGGCTCCATCATTCGCTCGCTGATCTCGATCAGAGATTGCGACAGATGGGTTCTCGCCTGATCCTGAGGAGCGGCAACAGCGCCCAGATTCTGTCTGATCTGGTGGCACAAACCGGCGCGACTGAAATTCACGCGCTGCACCATTATGAGCCCTGGTGGCTGAATGCCGAACGCGACGTAAGGGCGAAGCTAGAGCATCCCGTGTCATTGCATCTGCATCACGGCAACTATCTCGTTCCACCCGGTACCATCACGACCGGCAGCGGAAATCCCTACAAGATCTACACGCCATTTTGGAAAGCCTTGCGCGAAAACATGCCGCCCGCGCTGCCAATGTTGGCGCCGGATACAATCGATGCGCCGCCAGACTGGCCCGACACTGATCGTCTGGATGAATGGGCGCTTCTTCCGAAAAACCCCAATTGGGCCGAAGCATTTGGCGATTATTGGCAACCAGGCGAAGCTGGTGCCCATGCCAATGTCGATCGCTTCATTAGCAAGGCCGAGGACTACGACACGGACCGCAACCTGCCTTCGATTAAAGGCTCTTCGCGCCTGTCGCCACATCTGCATTTCGGTGAGATTTCGCCTGCGCAGGTCTGGCATGCTGTGTCCTGTTCTGGCCGCAATGTGACCACGTACCAGAAGGAGCTAGTCTGGCGGGACTATGCGCAGAATGTCATTCGCCAATTTCCGACATATGGCAGTGAAAGCTATCGTCAGCAGTTTGAAGCCTTCCCTTGGCGAGGTCTTTCGTCAGATGATGTGAAGGCTGATTTCGATCTCTGGTGCCGTGGCCAGACCGGTTATCCGATAGTCGATGCAGGGATGCGGGAGCTGTGGGCGACAGGCTGGATGCATAATCGTGTGCGGATGATTGCAGCGAGCTTTCTCATCAAGCACCTGCTGATCGATTGGCGGGCGGGCGAACAATGGTTCTGGGATACACTGGTCGATGCCGATTACGCTTCGAACGCGACCAACTGGCAATGGGTGTCTGGAACCGGCGTCGACTCCAACATGTTTGTCCGGATCATGGCGCCGCTTAGCCAATCCGAAAAATTCGATGCTGGAGATTATATCCGTAAATGGGTGCCTGAACTGGCTGGGTTGGATGATCCCTATATTCATGACCCCGAAGAGCATGGCTGCAAACCCGATAGCTATCCGGCAAAGATAATCGGCCATCGCGAAGCGCGTCATCGCGCCTTGGACGCATATGCAACGGTCAAAAATTAG
- a CDS encoding cyclopropane-fatty-acyl-phospholipid synthase family protein — MASSPSPRGQHLLRADRGFATGLGWLSRLSAPGFHKFLDRLHAGLGSGRLEAKLPDGKTRVLGDHAPGVSAEIELKSWRPLIRLMTSGSIGWYRGWAEGEWTSPAPEKLFELFVVNRKTLGNAARAKGAARIRNLLAHTKRRNDRGNARKNIEAHYDLGNDFYEAWLDETMTYSSAVFGDPLSPAEPLEEAQRRKVRMLLDRLDLKPGHRLLEIGSGWGGLMEIAAKEYGADVTGITLSTEQKAFVEQRMRNAGLENRARVELIDYRDVEGEFDAVASVEMVEAVGQEYWATYMQAISDRLKPGGKAAIQLISIEEDGFEAYASTADFIQTYVFPGGMLIEEKRFAELGKQAGLTWADRTGYNLHYAETLRQWRERYDTAVADNSLPEGFDEPFHQFWRYYLMYCEGGFRAGGIDVAQVTLIKGK, encoded by the coding sequence ATGGCGAGCAGCCCATCACCACGGGGCCAACATTTGCTGCGGGCCGATCGCGGTTTCGCGACCGGCTTGGGCTGGCTGTCGCGTCTGTCCGCTCCCGGGTTTCACAAGTTTCTGGATCGCCTTCATGCGGGGCTCGGTTCGGGCAGGCTCGAGGCAAAATTGCCTGATGGCAAGACACGTGTGCTGGGTGATCATGCACCGGGCGTTTCCGCTGAAATCGAGCTGAAAAGCTGGCGACCACTGATACGGCTCATGACATCAGGTTCGATCGGTTGGTATCGCGGTTGGGCCGAAGGCGAATGGACCAGTCCTGCGCCGGAAAAACTGTTTGAGCTGTTTGTGGTCAACAGAAAGACGCTGGGTAATGCCGCGCGCGCCAAGGGTGCTGCCCGAATACGCAATTTGTTGGCGCACACGAAACGCCGCAATGATCGCGGCAATGCCCGCAAGAATATCGAAGCACATTATGATCTGGGCAATGATTTCTACGAAGCCTGGCTCGACGAAACGATGACCTATTCGAGCGCGGTATTTGGCGATCCATTGTCACCCGCCGAACCATTGGAAGAGGCGCAACGCCGCAAGGTGCGCATGCTTCTTGACCGGCTCGATCTCAAACCGGGCCATAGGTTGCTCGAGATTGGCTCGGGCTGGGGCGGCCTGATGGAAATCGCAGCCAAGGAATATGGAGCCGATGTTACCGGCATAACCCTGTCTACCGAGCAAAAGGCTTTCGTTGAGCAGCGCATGCGCAATGCCGGCCTGGAGAATCGCGCCCGTGTCGAGTTGATCGACTATCGCGATGTCGAGGGCGAATTTGATGCCGTTGCCAGTGTCGAGATGGTGGAAGCAGTCGGTCAGGAATATTGGGCGACCTACATGCAGGCGATTTCTGATCGGCTGAAACCGGGTGGCAAGGCAGCAATCCAGCTCATCTCGATCGAAGAAGACGGGTTTGAAGCCTATGCGTCGACCGCCGATTTCATTCAAACCTACGTTTTCCCAGGCGGGATGTTGATTGAAGAGAAACGATTTGCAGAGCTTGGAAAACAGGCTGGGCTGACTTGGGCCGATCGCACCGGCTACAATCTTCACTATGCTGAAACACTGCGCCAGTGGCGGGAACGATATGACACAGCGGTGGCCGACAACAGCCTGCCGGAAGGTTTTGACGAGCCGTTCCACCAGTTTTGGCGCTACTATCTCATGTATTGCGAGGGGGGTTTTCGCGCGGGTGGTATTGATGTAGCGCAAGTTACTCTGATTAAAGGAAAATAA
- a CDS encoding serine hydrolase: MRFGIGVRALGIATAMMGAAIAAPATAQDDAAAESDIPTDLNILMWTDPQRDFAFPRMEDLAPVRTIANGETFRDLPSGPDLEVSVTMDGETWTLDEYLEDQRAAGVVVIHNGEVRLERYRMGADIDTRWTSFSVAKSFTSTLVGAAIVDGHIESLDALVTAYIPQLEGSGYDGVTVRQLLTMTSGVRWNEDYTDPQSDVSLFNLVTPEPGVDPVVTYMRTLESEAEPGTRWLYNTGETNLIGVVVANAVGMPLADYLSQRVWSRIGMARDGEWIVNAGGGEIAGCCISATVRDYARFGLFVMEGGMVGDERIVPEGWYEAAGSRQADIGIPGRGYGYQWWTFDDGAFAAQGIFGQGIFIDPARNLVIASNGNWPLASNPRYSEPRIAFWRAVQAAIDAESAE; encoded by the coding sequence ATGCGATTCGGGATAGGCGTCCGTGCGCTGGGAATAGCCACGGCAATGATGGGGGCTGCCATTGCAGCGCCTGCCACCGCGCAGGATGACGCTGCGGCTGAAAGCGATATCCCGACGGATCTCAATATTCTGATGTGGACCGATCCGCAGCGCGATTTCGCTTTTCCGCGGATGGAAGACTTGGCTCCTGTGCGGACGATTGCCAATGGCGAGACCTTCCGGGACCTGCCAAGCGGCCCGGATCTCGAGGTCTCCGTGACCATGGATGGCGAGACATGGACGCTCGATGAGTATCTCGAGGATCAACGTGCCGCGGGCGTGGTCGTCATCCATAATGGCGAAGTGCGACTGGAGCGATATCGCATGGGGGCTGATATCGACACACGCTGGACCAGCTTTTCGGTCGCGAAATCCTTCACATCGACTTTGGTTGGTGCGGCGATTGTCGATGGTCATATCGAATCGCTCGATGCGCTCGTGACCGCCTATATCCCACAGCTTGAGGGCAGCGGTTACGATGGCGTCACGGTGCGCCAGCTCCTGACGATGACATCCGGCGTTCGCTGGAACGAAGATTATACCGACCCTCAATCCGATGTGTCCTTGTTCAATCTTGTCACTCCAGAACCAGGTGTCGATCCCGTCGTCACCTATATGCGGACCCTGGAAAGCGAAGCTGAACCGGGCACGCGCTGGCTCTACAACACAGGTGAGACCAATCTGATCGGTGTCGTCGTTGCGAATGCTGTCGGCATGCCGCTCGCGGATTATCTCTCTCAACGGGTCTGGTCCCGTATCGGCATGGCGCGCGATGGCGAATGGATCGTCAATGCGGGTGGTGGCGAGATTGCCGGCTGCTGTATTTCGGCGACGGTACGCGATTATGCACGCTTTGGCCTGTTCGTCATGGAAGGCGGAATGGTCGGCGATGAACGCATTGTCCCCGAAGGTTGGTATGAGGCCGCCGGATCACGCCAGGCGGATATTGGAATACCAGGCCGCGGTTATGGCTATCAATGGTGGACCTTTGATGATGGCGCGTTCGCGGCGCAGGGCATTTTCGGTCAGGGTATCTTTATCGACCCGGCCCGCAACTTGGTGATCGCCAGCAACGGCAACTGGCCGCTTGCCAGCAACCCGCGTTACAGCGAACCCCGGATCGCCTTTTGGCGGGCCGTCCAGGCAGCGATTGATGCGGAGAGCGCGGAGTAG
- a CDS encoding nuclear transport factor 2 family protein — protein sequence MRAVRLPLAFSCCEDRASFIVQANDHPNVAIIQRFNPADPAAAEEVMSPNIVWHYYNPRLPDVHGDYVGIDGIRKFFEKIVRQSTGTFKVEPVSITPVGNELVVVQTRNTMTLQDQSIAVDVVVVWRIVDGLITEVWDIPSLHTMASTD from the coding sequence ATGCGCGCCGTTCGGCTGCCGCTAGCCTTCTCCTGTTGCGAAGACAGAGCGAGCTTCATTGTGCAGGCTAACGATCATCCCAATGTAGCAATTATTCAGCGGTTTAATCCGGCTGATCCTGCAGCTGCTGAAGAGGTGATGTCGCCAAATATCGTCTGGCACTATTACAATCCGCGCCTACCTGATGTGCATGGTGACTATGTCGGGATTGATGGAATTCGGAAGTTTTTCGAAAAGATCGTCCGACAATCAACGGGCACGTTCAAGGTGGAACCGGTCTCAATTACCCCGGTCGGTAACGAACTCGTTGTTGTGCAAACACGCAACACGATGACGTTGCAGGATCAGTCGATCGCCGTCGATGTCGTTGTCGTTTGGCGCATTGTCGACGGCCTCATCACCGAAGTTTGGGACATTCCATCCCTCCACACCATGGCTTCGACAGACTGA
- a CDS encoding TonB-dependent receptor, which yields MHRSSKLIASAGSMALAAALAVPAAAQVTNQPAGAATQTGVGTIIVTAQRREEDIQDVPISVTAIDEDSLTALSSSGQDIRALSGRVPSLLVESSFGRTFPRFYIRGLGNTDFDFNAAQPVSLVYDDVVLENPILKGFPIFDMQQVEVLRGPQGTLFGRNTPAGIVKFDSVEPRSDADGYARFTYGRFNNLTAEAAVGGPIGDRVRVRLSGLYQRQDDYVDNVLPGGTANNALGGYDEFAVRLQAAFDVTEDFEILLAGQLRDLDGTARLFRANNFTRGTAGLNGNFDRDTISVDGQNEQEVETENISARLTWDVGPVSIISVTSYWHGTSSSVGDVDGGFGANFLPPNLTGPGNIPFTAETRDSIPDLDQFTQELRIASNGGGPLSYQFGIFYFDESLDIVSENYSTLGDPLNAAGGINILVSQRQESEALGIFGSLTYDISDRFSVTGGLRYNDDQRDFVVVRSQDTQFPAFLQNPLGTVTRSVSDDTITWDGSLTYEASDDVNLYARIARGYRAPSIQGRILFPPATATPLEDGVSVANSETITSYEAGIKSTLWNGRARLNLSGYIYDLNNAQLTAVGGNVNANRLINADNVRGYGFELDAQAAITDNFFVTAGLSYNHTEIQDNGLTTAACGGVRVDTFPNVSLCTILDPIVTPAAPFSAAIVNIDGNRLPQSPRWIANWTARYEIPVGDGDVYFFTDWAYRSRINFFLYESIEFQDSSQLEGGIRVGYQTDSYEFAAFVRNITNDTSAVSGIDFNNLTAMVNEPRVWGIAAGFNF from the coding sequence ATGCATCGTTCATCGAAACTTATTGCGTCTGCTGGAAGCATGGCGCTCGCCGCTGCTTTGGCAGTTCCGGCGGCCGCTCAGGTCACCAACCAACCGGCCGGCGCCGCAACCCAAACTGGCGTCGGTACGATCATCGTTACCGCGCAGCGCCGTGAAGAAGATATTCAGGATGTACCGATTTCCGTTACCGCAATTGACGAAGATTCACTGACCGCACTGAGCAGCAGCGGCCAGGATATTCGCGCCCTTTCTGGTCGGGTCCCTAGCTTGTTGGTGGAATCGTCTTTCGGTCGAACCTTTCCGCGCTTCTATATTCGTGGTTTGGGCAACACCGATTTTGATTTCAACGCGGCCCAACCTGTCAGCCTCGTTTATGACGATGTCGTCCTCGAGAATCCCATCCTCAAGGGTTTTCCGATTTTCGACATGCAGCAGGTCGAAGTATTGCGAGGCCCACAGGGCACGCTTTTTGGTCGCAACACGCCGGCCGGTATTGTGAAGTTCGATTCCGTCGAACCGCGCAGTGACGCTGATGGATATGCGCGTTTCACCTATGGCCGGTTCAACAATCTGACTGCCGAGGCAGCGGTTGGTGGACCGATTGGAGATCGGGTCAGGGTTCGGCTTTCTGGACTGTACCAGCGCCAGGATGATTATGTGGACAATGTGCTTCCCGGCGGCACGGCAAATAACGCCTTGGGCGGTTACGACGAATTCGCCGTGCGCCTTCAGGCTGCATTTGACGTCACCGAAGATTTCGAAATCCTGTTGGCGGGCCAATTGCGCGATCTCGACGGCACGGCACGTCTGTTCCGCGCCAATAATTTCACCCGCGGTACCGCTGGACTCAACGGTAATTTTGATCGCGACACCATCTCGGTCGATGGCCAGAACGAACAAGAAGTTGAAACAGAAAATATTTCTGCACGACTGACCTGGGATGTCGGTCCCGTTTCGATCATCTCGGTCACCAGTTATTGGCACGGCACATCTTCATCGGTCGGTGATGTGGATGGCGGTTTCGGCGCAAACTTTCTGCCGCCCAACCTGACCGGTCCGGGCAATATTCCTTTCACGGCAGAAACCCGGGATTCAATCCCTGACCTTGATCAGTTTACGCAAGAGCTGCGCATTGCCAGCAATGGCGGCGGACCGCTCAGCTACCAGTTCGGCATTTTCTACTTCGATGAATCACTCGATATTGTCAGTGAAAACTATTCAACCTTGGGCGATCCGCTCAATGCGGCAGGTGGCATAAATATCCTGGTCAGCCAGCGCCAAGAAAGCGAAGCCTTGGGAATATTCGGATCGCTGACCTATGACATCAGTGATCGGTTCAGTGTAACGGGCGGCCTTCGCTATAATGACGATCAGCGCGATTTTGTCGTGGTGCGGAGTCAGGACACCCAGTTCCCAGCATTCCTGCAAAACCCTCTTGGCACGGTCACTCGGAGTGTCAGCGATGATACTATCACCTGGGATGGCAGCCTCACCTATGAAGCGAGCGATGACGTCAATCTCTATGCGCGGATTGCACGCGGCTATCGCGCGCCCAGCATCCAGGGTCGTATTCTGTTTCCACCCGCTACGGCAACGCCGCTAGAAGACGGTGTTTCGGTGGCCAATTCGGAGACCATCACATCCTATGAAGCGGGGATCAAATCGACACTGTGGAATGGCCGGGCCCGATTGAATCTTTCCGGCTATATTTACGATCTCAATAATGCCCAGCTGACGGCGGTGGGCGGCAATGTGAATGCCAACCGGCTGATCAATGCTGATAATGTCCGCGGCTATGGCTTTGAGCTCGATGCGCAGGCCGCAATAACCGATAACTTCTTCGTTACAGCGGGCCTCAGCTACAACCACACGGAGATCCAGGATAATGGCCTGACAACGGCTGCGTGTGGCGGCGTGCGGGTTGATACCTTCCCGAACGTATCATTGTGCACGATCCTGGATCCGATCGTCACTCCGGCTGCACCATTCTCGGCCGCAATCGTCAATATTGATGGCAATCGCCTACCGCAGTCGCCGCGCTGGATTGCAAATTGGACGGCGCGCTATGAGATTCCTGTTGGCGATGGCGATGTCTATTTCTTCACCGACTGGGCTTATCGCTCACGGATCAACTTCTTCCTCTATGAGTCGATCGAGTTCCAGGATTCTAGTCAGCTCGAAGGCGGCATCCGTGTTGGTTATCAGACAGATAGCTACGAATTCGCAGCCTTTGTCCGGAACATCACCAATGACACATCAGCGGTGAGCGGTATCGATTTCAACAACCTCACGGCAATGGTCAATGAACCAAGAGTCTGGGGAATCGCGGCCGGGTTCAACTTCTAG
- a CDS encoding SDR family NAD(P)-dependent oxidoreductase → MTQRLTGKLALVTGASRGIGAATAKKLAAEGAHVILVARTAGGLEAVEDAIHEADGNATIAPLDLVDGDSIQRLATAVSERWGALDILVLNAAMLGSLTPVVQIEAKELSAVMTLNFTAQQALIAAFDPMLKKSENGRVIALTSSVGARPRAYWGAYGASKAALDTLITAYGEEVKNLTKIRVAIVDPGGTATDMRALAFPGEDPATLKSPEVVAEAIADLVTAEFETGHRITV, encoded by the coding sequence ATGACCCAAAGACTGACTGGAAAACTGGCTCTCGTGACCGGAGCAAGCCGCGGGATCGGTGCGGCAACGGCCAAGAAGCTCGCAGCAGAAGGCGCGCATGTCATTCTTGTTGCTCGCACGGCCGGTGGCCTTGAAGCGGTTGAGGATGCGATCCACGAAGCTGATGGAAATGCGACGATCGCACCGCTCGACCTGGTCGATGGCGATAGTATTCAGCGGCTTGCGACGGCAGTCAGCGAGCGCTGGGGCGCACTCGATATACTCGTTCTCAACGCCGCTATGCTCGGCTCGTTGACGCCGGTGGTCCAGATCGAGGCGAAAGAACTGTCCGCTGTCATGACGCTGAACTTTACGGCCCAACAGGCATTGATTGCGGCGTTCGATCCGATGCTCAAAAAGAGCGAGAATGGCCGAGTGATCGCCCTCACCTCCAGCGTCGGTGCGCGGCCGCGTGCCTATTGGGGGGCTTATGGCGCTTCCAAGGCCGCTCTCGACACTCTCATCACCGCCTATGGCGAGGAAGTGAAAAATCTCACAAAGATCCGGGTCGCGATCGTCGATCCCGGCGGAACGGCCACTGATATGCGGGCCCTCGCTTTTCCGGGAGAAGATCCGGCAACGCTCAAGTCACCCGAAGTCGTGGCGGAAGCCATTGCAGATCTTGTTACAGCTGAGTTCGAAACGGGCCATCGCATCACTGTCTGA
- the purF gene encoding amidophosphoribosyltransferase, with the protein MLTTDPFDHSDDGDKLREECGVFGIWGAETASAVVALGLHALQHRGQEAAGITSYDRHYFHSHRAVGHIAGNFDEDHIIRQLPGDAACGHVRYSTTGESGLRNVQPLYAELSSGGFAVAHNGNISNSWTLRKDLVRHGSIFQSTSDTETIIHLVATSTFKTLLDCFIDALKQLEGAYSLVCMTPEGMIGCRDPLGIRPLVMGKLGDAIIFASESVAFDVVGADFIREVEPGELIVVNDEGIKTHHPFAEAKARPCIFEHVYFSRPDSIVDGQSVYTVRKQIGAELAIENPVEADLVIPVPDSGTPAAIGYAQQADIPFELGIIRSHYVGRTFIQPGDKVRHLGVKLKHNANRALIKGQRVVLIDDSIVRGTTSTKIVDMMREAGASEVHMRIASPPTRNSCFYGVDTPEREKLLAARHDVEGMREYIRADSLAFISIDGLYRALGEAGRNNEQPQRCDACFTGEYPTPLTDHDGLDNVTELPLLAERVT; encoded by the coding sequence ATGTTGACCACCGACCCATTTGATCACTCCGATGACGGAGACAAATTGCGCGAGGAATGCGGCGTCTTTGGTATCTGGGGTGCTGAGACAGCCTCTGCCGTCGTCGCACTGGGCCTTCACGCTCTCCAACATCGAGGTCAGGAAGCCGCTGGCATCACCAGCTATGACCGGCACTATTTCCATAGCCATCGTGCAGTCGGCCATATCGCCGGTAACTTCGATGAAGACCATATCATTCGGCAGTTGCCCGGTGACGCGGCATGCGGCCATGTCCGCTATTCAACCACCGGAGAAAGCGGCCTCAGAAACGTACAGCCGCTCTATGCCGAACTGTCCTCCGGTGGCTTCGCGGTTGCACATAACGGCAATATTTCCAACTCCTGGACCCTGAGAAAAGATCTTGTGCGGCACGGATCAATCTTCCAATCGACCTCCGATACCGAAACCATCATTCACTTGGTCGCAACATCGACCTTCAAGACGTTGCTCGATTGCTTCATCGACGCGCTGAAGCAGCTGGAAGGTGCCTATTCACTGGTCTGCATGACGCCGGAAGGCATGATTGGCTGTCGCGACCCGCTTGGTATCCGGCCGCTAGTAATGGGCAAGCTCGGTGATGCCATCATCTTCGCGTCCGAGAGCGTGGCGTTCGATGTCGTCGGCGCCGATTTCATTCGCGAAGTGGAACCCGGCGAACTGATCGTCGTGAATGACGAGGGTATCAAGACGCACCATCCGTTCGCCGAAGCCAAGGCGCGGCCTTGTATCTTCGAGCATGTCTATTTCTCGCGACCAGATTCAATCGTTGATGGCCAGTCGGTCTACACGGTGCGCAAGCAAATCGGTGCCGAACTCGCGATTGAGAATCCAGTTGAGGCGGATCTTGTGATCCCGGTACCCGATTCCGGCACGCCGGCGGCAATTGGCTATGCGCAACAGGCCGATATCCCGTTCGAGCTCGGTATCATTCGTTCGCATTATGTCGGCCGCACATTCATCCAGCCCGGGGACAAGGTTCGCCACCTCGGCGTGAAGCTCAAGCACAATGCCAATCGCGCGCTCATCAAGGGCCAGCGCGTGGTGCTGATCGATGATTCGATCGTACGCGGCACCACCAGCACCAAGATTGTAGACATGATGCGCGAAGCTGGCGCCTCTGAAGTCCATATGCGGATCGCCAGCCCGCCAACGCGCAATAGCTGTTTCTATGGCGTCGACACGCCGGAACGCGAAAAGCTGCTAGCGGCGCGCCATGATGTCGAAGGCATGCGCGAATATATCCGTGCAGACAGCCTGGCATTTATCTCGATCGACGGCCTTTACCGCGCGCTCGGCGAAGCCGGCCGCAATAATGAACAACCGCAACGGTGTGACGCCTGCTTCACCGGCGAATACCCAACACCGCTGACCGATCATGACGGCCTCGACAATGTAACTGAGCTTCCCCTTCTCGCCGAACGCGTCACCTGA
- the hisI gene encoding phosphoribosyl-AMP cyclohydrolase, whose product MDDSRETGSTLKLKFDAAGLITAVVSDWTSNDVLMVAHMNREALDLTVETQIAHFWSRSRQALWKKGETSGNILRVADIRIDCDQDAVWLIVDAAGPACHTGEMSCFYRRVTSDGLLAID is encoded by the coding sequence ATGGACGATTCACGAGAGACCGGCTCAACCCTCAAACTCAAATTCGATGCCGCTGGATTGATCACTGCTGTAGTGAGCGATTGGACGTCCAATGATGTGCTGATGGTCGCGCATATGAACCGCGAGGCACTCGATCTGACTGTTGAAACCCAGATTGCGCATTTCTGGTCACGAAGTCGTCAGGCGCTTTGGAAAAAGGGTGAGACATCGGGGAACATCCTGCGCGTGGCAGATATCCGGATCGACTGTGACCAGGATGCAGTATGGCTGATCGTGGACGCAGCGGGCCCAGCATGCCACACCGGCGAAATGAGTTGTTTCTATCGGCGGGTCACTTCAGACGGCCTGTTGGCAATCGACTAG
- a CDS encoding MerR family DNA-binding transcriptional regulator produces MAKALPQAGIDTPDEKNRETYSISDLSEEFGVTPRALRFYEDEGLISPERHGLTRVYAKRDRARLAWILRAKRVGFSLADVREMIDLYDLGDGRTKQRAVTREKCRERIDALQSQRQDIDSSIAELEGFLELLDEVES; encoded by the coding sequence ATGGCAAAAGCATTACCACAGGCGGGTATCGATACTCCCGATGAGAAAAATCGCGAAACCTATTCCATCTCCGATCTGTCCGAAGAATTCGGGGTCACGCCCCGGGCGCTTCGCTTCTATGAAGATGAAGGTCTGATATCACCGGAACGTCACGGCCTGACGCGCGTTTATGCGAAACGGGATCGTGCACGGCTTGCGTGGATCTTGCGCGCTAAACGCGTCGGATTCAGCCTCGCTGATGTCCGCGAGATGATTGATCTTTACGATCTTGGTGATGGCCGGACAAAGCAACGCGCGGTGACGCGTGAGAAATGTCGTGAGCGAATTGATGCGTTGCAAAGCCAGCGTCAGGACATCGATTCCTCAATTGCCGAGCTCGAAGGATTTCTCGAGCTGCTCGACGAAGTCGAGAGCTAA